GGGCGATACCTTGGTGATCAAGCTCAAGCGACTACGCCTGAATCGCGATTACGCCGACAGCCTCGACAGCATCGTCGGCCACGCGCTGGGCGCCAGCCTTGCTGCCAAAGCCAGTGATCTGGGCAAACCTGTACGTTGGAAACTCGACCGCGAACGCGGCCTCGCCAGCATTGAAAATGCGATCAATCATTTGCGCAATTTTGTCGTGCCGATCCGGCCCATGCTCGGCGGGCTGGCAGTCGCGCCGGGGTTCGGCTCCGCAGCGATTTCAACCGGAGACACCGGACGTTTCGGCGGCAATATGGACTGGAACGACGTGATCGAAGGCAACACTATTTACCTGCCAGTTTTCCAACCCGGCGCGTTGCTGTATCTCGGCGATGCCCATGCGTTGCAGGGTGATGGCGAAACCTCGCAATACGCGCTGGAGACATCGATGGATGTAGTGTTCAGTGTCGATGTCGTGCATGGTGGCAAGGCCATCAACACACCGCGCGCGGAATCGCCGACGCAGATCATGGTGCTGGGTCAGGCCGGTTCGCTCGACGACGCGTTGCGCGCAGCAACTACCGGCATGATCCAGTGGCTGCAACAGGATTACGATTTGAGCCTTGCGGAGTGTGCCGAAGTGCTGGGCAGCTCGGTGCATTATGCGGTGGCAAATCTTGCCGGTCGCAGTGTTGGTATGGTTGCAAAAATCGACAAGACGCGACTCGCGCAGTTGGCAACGATCAACCGATAATCAATCGTGCGGTGGCGAATTCAGCTCGGCGT
The sequence above is drawn from the Pseudolysobacter antarcticus genome and encodes:
- a CDS encoding acetamidase/formamidase family protein; its protein translation is MRKRTALFFLCTIAAPFAHASTHESWLVTTELWGNPSYQMLELDRDGDRLVGTFDGDKLEGQRVGDALHFVVTDSSHAIYVFTGKHSGDNITGTADYPDSNNTKTRVNHAFIARMIPPRPAGQARQIEFKPKDYSNEFSPHRKPVLTVWPGDTVHTSTVDSGGVDEHGTTRALFGNPQTGPFYIAGAAPGDTLVIKLKRLRLNRDYADSLDSIVGHALGASLAAKASDLGKPVRWKLDRERGLASIENAINHLRNFVVPIRPMLGGLAVAPGFGSAAISTGDTGRFGGNMDWNDVIEGNTIYLPVFQPGALLYLGDAHALQGDGETSQYALETSMDVVFSVDVVHGGKAINTPRAESPTQIMVLGQAGSLDDALRAATTGMIQWLQQDYDLSLAECAEVLGSSVHYAVANLAGRSVGMVAKIDKTRLAQLATINR